In Fructilactobacillus cliffordii, a single genomic region encodes these proteins:
- the gatC gene encoding Asp-tRNA(Asn)/Glu-tRNA(Gln) amidotransferase subunit GatC, with translation MSEKVDQARTQHIAGLAKLKIADAELDQFTEQLNDMLDMLDQLGTVDTEGVEPTYSVTDQINVMRPDVANNWGERDALLRNAPESVDGLIRVPTIIDESEDE, from the coding sequence ATGAGTGAAAAAGTAGATCAAGCCCGGACCCAACACATTGCCGGGTTAGCCAAGCTGAAAATTGCTGACGCAGAACTCGATCAGTTTACGGAACAATTAAACGACATGCTCGACATGTTGGATCAACTTGGAACGGTGGATACGGAAGGGGTGGAACCTACCTACTCCGTAACCGACCAAATCAACGTGATGCGACCAGACGTTGCTAACAACTGGGGTGAACGCGATGCCTTATTGCGTAACGCACCAGAATCTGTTGATGGTTTGATTCGGGTTCCTACCATTATTGACGAAAGCGAGGACGAATAA
- the gatA gene encoding Asp-tRNA(Asn)/Glu-tRNA(Gln) amidotransferase subunit GatA, protein MNYFDRDLESVHQMLVDGELTSAELTKQTLANIDAHEADLQAYLAMNDEALAQAEKIDAAGIDPDNVLSGVPVAIKDNLVTTNMPTTAASKMLENFHSLFNATVVEKLQAAGAVIVGKTNLDEFAMGSSTEKSAYKTTRNPWDTNTVPGGSSGGSATTVAAGEVPASLGSDTGGSIRQPASFTGVVGMKPTYGRVSRWGLIAFGSSFDQIGPFTRTVKDNAYLLNTIAGHDDHDATSSDKEVPDFTAGIDQGVQGMRIALPKEYLSDGIDQSVKDAIQVAAKKYEELGATVDEVSLPHAQYGVMAYYALASSEASSNLERFDGIRYGYRAEDPKNLEDLYVKTRSTGFGDEVKRRIMLGTFALSAGSFDKYFKKAAQIRTLIIEDFQKVFQDHDLIMGPTAPTTAFAVGAESTDPTEMYMNDVMTIPVNLAGLPGMSLPAGFSNGLPIGMQLIGKPFAESTIYQAGHAFEQNTDFHKQTPQLGGK, encoded by the coding sequence ATGAACTATTTTGACCGTGATTTAGAGTCCGTCCACCAAATGCTGGTCGACGGCGAGCTTACTTCCGCCGAACTGACGAAACAAACGTTAGCTAACATTGATGCTCATGAAGCAGATTTGCAAGCCTACCTCGCCATGAACGACGAGGCCTTAGCACAAGCAGAAAAAATTGATGCGGCTGGGATTGATCCTGACAACGTACTCTCTGGGGTACCAGTGGCCATTAAGGATAACCTGGTGACGACTAACATGCCCACGACGGCAGCTTCCAAGATGCTAGAAAACTTCCACTCCCTCTTTAATGCCACTGTAGTCGAAAAGCTGCAAGCTGCTGGCGCTGTGATCGTCGGCAAGACCAACCTTGATGAATTTGCGATGGGCAGTTCGACCGAAAAATCAGCCTACAAGACCACGCGCAATCCCTGGGATACTAACACGGTGCCTGGTGGTTCGTCTGGTGGTTCAGCTACGACCGTTGCGGCCGGCGAAGTTCCCGCTAGTTTGGGATCCGATACCGGTGGTTCGATTCGGCAACCCGCTTCCTTTACCGGAGTGGTTGGAATGAAACCTACCTACGGACGAGTTTCGCGGTGGGGATTAATCGCATTTGGATCTAGTTTTGACCAAATTGGACCGTTCACGCGGACGGTGAAGGACAACGCCTACCTCTTAAACACGATTGCCGGTCACGACGACCACGATGCCACTTCCTCTGACAAAGAAGTACCGGACTTTACGGCTGGGATCGACCAAGGAGTCCAGGGCATGCGGATTGCGCTACCGAAGGAATACCTGAGCGATGGCATTGATCAATCCGTGAAGGATGCCATTCAAGTCGCTGCCAAAAAGTACGAAGAACTGGGCGCTACTGTTGACGAAGTTTCCTTACCGCACGCTCAGTACGGTGTGATGGCTTACTACGCCTTGGCTTCTTCAGAAGCTTCCTCTAACTTGGAACGGTTTGACGGAATTCGCTACGGTTACCGCGCCGAAGATCCGAAGAACCTGGAAGATCTGTACGTGAAAACCCGTTCGACGGGCTTTGGTGACGAAGTGAAGCGCCGGATCATGCTGGGAACCTTTGCGCTTTCCGCTGGTTCGTTTGACAAGTACTTTAAGAAGGCCGCTCAAATTCGGACGTTGATCATCGAGGATTTCCAAAAGGTGTTCCAAGATCATGACCTGATTATGGGACCTACAGCACCAACGACGGCTTTTGCAGTGGGTGCTGAAAGTACCGACCCGACCGAAATGTACATGAACGACGTGATGACAATTCCGGTCAACCTCGCGGGGCTACCGGGAATGTCGTTACCCGCTGGCTTTAGCAACGGTCTCCCAATTGGAATGCAGTTGATTGGAAAACCCTTCGCCGAAAGTACAATTTACCAAGCGGGGCACGCCTTTGAACAAAACACTGATTTTCACAAGCAAACCCCACAGTTGGGAGGTAAATAA
- the gatB gene encoding Asp-tRNA(Asn)/Glu-tRNA(Gln) amidotransferase subunit GatB produces the protein MNFETTIGLEVHVELKTKSKIFSPSPVSYGAEANENTNVIDWGYPGTLPRVNKQVIANGITAALALHADIEKHPHFDRKNYFYPDNPKGYQVTENDTPAATNGWIEVQTADGGTKKIGIEEMHVEEDAGKNTHGNKYSYVDLNRQGTPLIEIVSKPEMTTPQEAYDYLEGLRERIQFTGISDVRMEEGSMRVDCNISIRPVGSDKLGQKIELKNLNSFNYVRKALAYEEQRQAQVIMAGGTIGAETRRFDELTGKTYLMRVKEGKDDYRYFPEPDLPSLDISDAWIDELRAALPEMPGKRRARYVNELGLTDYDAMVLTQTKEMSDFFDRLIELGSDPKMASNYLQGDVNAYLNDQQVKLEDTKITPEALAAMIKMLMDETISTKMAKKVFKAITKGEDPEAFVKEKGLIQLSDPAELKPIVDDVLANNPQSIEDFHNGKDRAVGFLVGQIMKRTQGKANPKIVNQILMQALNQ, from the coding sequence ATGAACTTTGAAACAACAATTGGACTAGAAGTCCACGTGGAATTAAAGACCAAGTCGAAGATTTTCAGTCCTTCACCAGTCAGCTACGGAGCAGAAGCCAACGAAAATACTAACGTGATTGATTGGGGATATCCAGGAACCTTACCTCGGGTTAATAAGCAAGTGATTGCCAACGGAATTACGGCTGCTTTAGCCCTGCACGCTGACATCGAAAAGCACCCCCACTTTGACCGGAAGAACTATTTCTATCCGGATAATCCCAAGGGGTACCAGGTCACGGAAAACGACACTCCGGCTGCTACTAACGGTTGGATTGAAGTTCAGACCGCTGATGGCGGGACCAAGAAAATTGGGATTGAAGAGATGCACGTCGAAGAAGATGCCGGAAAGAATACCCACGGAAACAAGTACTCCTACGTGGATTTGAACCGGCAGGGAACCCCGTTGATTGAAATTGTTTCTAAACCAGAGATGACAACTCCCCAAGAAGCCTACGACTACCTTGAAGGTCTCCGGGAACGGATTCAGTTTACCGGGATTTCCGACGTGCGGATGGAAGAAGGTTCGATGCGGGTGGACTGTAACATCTCAATTCGACCAGTGGGTAGTGACAAACTCGGTCAAAAGATCGAATTGAAGAACCTGAACTCCTTTAACTACGTCCGCAAAGCATTGGCCTACGAAGAACAACGTCAGGCGCAAGTGATTATGGCCGGGGGTACAATTGGGGCTGAAACCCGTCGTTTCGACGAATTAACCGGTAAAACCTATCTGATGCGGGTTAAGGAAGGGAAAGACGATTACCGTTACTTCCCTGAACCAGACCTGCCTAGTTTGGACATTTCGGATGCTTGGATTGACGAATTACGCGCTGCCTTGCCAGAAATGCCAGGGAAACGGCGCGCTCGCTACGTCAACGAACTTGGTTTAACTGACTACGACGCCATGGTTTTAACACAGACCAAGGAAATGTCTGACTTCTTTGACCGGTTGATTGAACTAGGCAGCGATCCGAAGATGGCTTCAAACTACCTACAAGGGGACGTAAACGCCTATTTGAACGACCAACAAGTGAAGTTGGAAGACACTAAGATTACGCCGGAAGCCTTGGCGGCCATGATTAAGATGTTGATGGACGAAACCATTTCCACTAAAATGGCAAAGAAGGTCTTTAAGGCCATCACCAAGGGTGAAGATCCCGAAGCCTTCGTGAAGGAAAAGGGCTTAATTCAACTGTCTGATCCAGCCGAATTGAAACCAATCGTGGACGACGTTTTAGCTAACAATCCTCAATCAATCGAAGACTTCCACAACGGGAAGGATCGGGCGGTAGGCTTCCTCGTGGGTCAAATCATGAAACGGACCCAAGGAAAGGCCAACCCGAAGATTGTGAACCAAATCCTGATGCAAGCACTAAACCAATAG
- a CDS encoding diacylglycerol kinase, giving the protein MRKRARVIYNPTSGRETLKSKLVDILDVLERGGYETSAYATTPQENSARDEATRVAREGFDLVVAAGGDGTINQVINGIAPLEHRPKLGIIPAGTTNDFARALGIPRDDLVEAARVMTRGQLLPMDVGKASNDEMTQYFINIAAGGRLTELTYDVPSDLKTVFGYIAYLVKAVEMLPQARPIDMKVTYDGGHYEGKASMFFLAMTNSVGGFEQAVPNASLNDGNFTMIIVKTGNMMEILQLLTKALNGGRHVNDSRIIYKKTRHFTVEQQDTKRPMPINLDGEYGGSAPMQFENLKEHLSIFSNLPQQPQQLLE; this is encoded by the coding sequence ATGCGAAAACGAGCACGCGTAATTTATAACCCAACCTCTGGACGAGAAACGCTGAAGTCCAAGTTGGTCGATATTTTAGACGTTTTGGAACGGGGTGGCTACGAAACCAGTGCCTACGCTACGACCCCCCAGGAAAATTCAGCTCGTGATGAGGCCACTCGGGTCGCTCGGGAAGGTTTTGATTTGGTGGTGGCTGCTGGTGGTGACGGTACGATTAACCAGGTGATTAACGGGATTGCGCCGTTGGAACACCGCCCCAAGCTCGGGATTATCCCGGCCGGAACGACCAATGACTTTGCCCGGGCCCTCGGGATTCCGCGCGACGACCTGGTTGAAGCCGCCCGGGTAATGACACGGGGACAGTTACTGCCGATGGACGTCGGCAAGGCCAGCAATGACGAGATGACGCAGTACTTCATTAACATCGCTGCTGGTGGTCGGTTAACCGAACTGACCTACGATGTTCCGTCCGACTTAAAGACCGTCTTTGGCTACATTGCCTACCTGGTAAAAGCCGTGGAAATGTTGCCCCAAGCACGTCCGATCGACATGAAGGTGACGTACGATGGCGGTCACTACGAAGGGAAAGCCTCGATGTTCTTCCTCGCCATGACCAACTCGGTCGGTGGGTTTGAACAAGCGGTGCCTAATGCTTCTTTGAATGATGGGAATTTCACCATGATCATCGTGAAAACCGGGAACATGATGGAGATTCTCCAACTATTGACGAAAGCCCTGAATGGGGGGCGGCACGTGAATGATTCGCGGATTATCTACAAGAAAACGCGGCACTTCACGGTGGAGCAACAGGACACGAAACGCCCGATGCCCATCAATCTCGACGGGGAATACGGCGGGAGTGCACCGATGCAGTTTGAAAATTTGAAGGAACACCTGTCGATTTTTTCGAACCTGCCCCAGCAACCGCAACAACTATTAGAATAA
- the rlmD gene encoding 23S rRNA (uracil(1939)-C(5))-methyltransferase RlmD, giving the protein MSKTKQAPVTKNETLDVDVTDLTYKGMGVSKVDGGYPLFIEDALPGEQVTVKVIKVKKNFAFAKLLKINQASPDRVAIVNKKLTQSGISPLQHLSYAKQLEFKQHQIAELFQKAHLDQVQVEPTIGMDHPVQYRNKAQIPVRELHGQLETGFYRRHSHDLIPIEDFYIQEPAIDDAIVKVRDVLREFQLPAYNETTHQGLIRNIMVRYGKYSHELMVVLVINAKHLPRAAEITAAIQEKLPHLDSLIVNVNQSTGNRLLGEKNTVLAGKDYIMDQLLGTKFLISPLSFYQVNPVQTERLYSLAIEKAQLTKDDIVIDAYCGIGTISLAMAPQVKHVYGVDVVKEAIQDARTNAKLNHIENATFVTGKAEDQMQKWEVEGIKPNVIVVDPPRKGLDASFIESALKMRPERLVYVSCNPATLVRDAQLLIDGGYTIDQPVQPVDQFPQTPHVESVTVFTRK; this is encoded by the coding sequence ATGAGCAAAACTAAACAAGCACCAGTAACCAAAAACGAAACGCTCGACGTGGACGTGACCGACCTGACTTACAAAGGAATGGGCGTGTCCAAAGTCGACGGTGGGTATCCGCTCTTCATCGAAGACGCGTTACCGGGTGAACAAGTGACGGTGAAGGTAATTAAGGTGAAGAAAAACTTTGCCTTTGCCAAGTTACTGAAGATCAATCAAGCCAGCCCTGATCGGGTCGCCATCGTGAACAAAAAGCTGACGCAATCGGGAATTTCCCCATTGCAACACCTGAGTTACGCTAAGCAACTGGAGTTTAAGCAACACCAGATTGCCGAATTGTTCCAAAAGGCCCATCTGGATCAGGTTCAGGTAGAACCCACGATTGGGATGGATCATCCGGTCCAATATCGCAACAAAGCCCAGATTCCAGTCCGGGAACTTCACGGACAACTGGAAACCGGGTTTTACCGTCGGCACAGTCACGATTTGATTCCAATCGAGGATTTTTACATTCAGGAACCCGCGATCGATGATGCAATCGTGAAGGTCCGGGACGTCCTACGGGAATTTCAACTTCCGGCGTACAACGAAACGACGCACCAGGGTCTGATTCGGAACATTATGGTGCGTTACGGCAAGTACAGTCATGAATTGATGGTGGTGTTGGTAATTAACGCCAAGCATCTGCCACGAGCTGCCGAAATTACGGCCGCCATTCAGGAAAAATTGCCGCACCTGGACAGTTTAATTGTGAACGTTAATCAGAGTACCGGGAACCGGTTGTTAGGCGAAAAGAACACGGTGCTGGCAGGAAAAGACTACATCATGGACCAGCTGTTGGGCACCAAGTTCTTAATTTCACCACTGTCGTTTTATCAGGTCAACCCGGTCCAGACGGAAAGACTGTACTCGTTAGCGATTGAAAAAGCTCAGTTGACAAAGGATGACATCGTAATCGATGCCTACTGTGGGATCGGAACGATTTCATTGGCAATGGCACCGCAAGTCAAGCACGTTTACGGAGTCGACGTGGTCAAGGAAGCGATTCAAGATGCGCGCACAAACGCCAAGTTGAACCACATTGAAAACGCCACTTTTGTTACCGGCAAGGCCGAAGACCAGATGCAAAAGTGGGAAGTGGAAGGCATTAAACCAAATGTAATTGTGGTTGATCCGCCCCGCAAAGGACTTGACGCCAGTTTCATTGAAAGTGCATTGAAGATGCGGCCAGAACGACTGGTGTACGTTTCCTGTAATCCAGCCACGTTGGTGCGCGATGCCCAGTTGTTGATTGATGGTGGTTACACGATTGATCAGCCGGTCCAACCGGTAGACCAGTTTCCGCAGACGCCACATGTGGAGAGTGTGACGGTGTTTACGCGGAAATAG
- a CDS encoding methylase produces the protein MDNEEINLFDDHLFENKEEKFKLNPVTEDGFLIKSKNRVQHHGEVFTPKWMVKKMLSEPSIQNKLHDLHATFFEPSAGEGAFLKEILHQKLNYVDQVSNKRNWNINALWALMSIYAVELLNDNLFKARQSMIDIFVNHYQSFLQRKLSINTDIYKSVNFIINVNIVQGNTLTYKNDENKLIEFSEWIPVGNLVERSIFTYKSLFENDDVKSNNKQLSLFDELKNYNDQENNLMLITKVYKGGCMNG, from the coding sequence ATGGATAATGAAGAGATTAATCTTTTTGATGATCATCTATTTGAAAATAAGGAAGAAAAATTTAAATTAAATCCTGTAACAGAAGATGGGTTCTTAATAAAATCAAAAAATCGTGTGCAACATCACGGAGAAGTGTTTACTCCTAAATGGATGGTTAAAAAAATGTTATCAGAACCCTCTATTCAAAATAAACTACATGATTTACATGCTACTTTTTTTGAGCCAAGTGCAGGAGAAGGTGCTTTTTTGAAAGAAATATTACACCAAAAGTTAAACTATGTAGATCAAGTATCTAATAAAAGAAATTGGAATATTAACGCACTTTGGGCGTTGATGAGTATTTATGCTGTTGAATTATTGAATGATAATTTATTTAAGGCCAGACAAAGTATGATTGATATTTTTGTAAATCATTATCAATCTTTTCTCCAACGTAAATTAAGTATTAATACTGATATTTATAAATCTGTTAATTTTATTATTAACGTGAATATTGTGCAAGGAAATACTTTAACTTATAAAAATGATGAAAATAAACTAATTGAATTTAGTGAATGGATTCCAGTTGGCAATCTAGTTGAAAGGTCAATATTTACTTACAAATCATTGTTTGAAAATGATGATGTTAAATCTAATAACAAACAATTAAGCCTTTTTGATGAGTTAAAAAATTACAATGATCAAGAAAATAATTTAATGTTAATAACTAAAGTATATAAGGGGGGATGTATGAATGGATAG
- a CDS encoding Eco57I restriction-modification methylase domain-containing protein, producing the protein MDSKDFKFDVVIGNPPYQDETIGDNKGYAPPIYHKFLDDAYKVGKIVEMIHPGRFLFDAGSTPKSWNKKMLNNNHIKVIYYEQNSNKVFNGTDIKGGVAVTYYDENKIFKKIGIFTPFKELRSIFDKVVSKKNFVPFSKIIFSPENYKFTNKMHQDYPDANNKLSNGHKYDLKSNVFDKLPDVFLTNIPEKSNKTEFIKIYGLKNRKRTYRYIKSEYIKNETNLNGWKVFVPKANGNGELGEVLSTPVIGNPLVGNTQTFISIGNFVSRYEASAVMSYIKTKFCRTLLGILKITQDNTQSKWSCVPLQDFSTDSDIDWSKSIPEIDKQLYKKYGLDTQEINFIETRVKEMK; encoded by the coding sequence ATGGATAGTAAAGATTTTAAATTTGATGTTGTAATTGGTAATCCACCGTACCAAGATGAAACAATTGGAGATAATAAAGGATATGCTCCTCCTATTTACCATAAATTTTTAGATGATGCGTATAAGGTTGGCAAAATTGTTGAAATGATTCATCCGGGTCGTTTTCTTTTTGATGCTGGAAGTACTCCTAAATCCTGGAATAAAAAAATGCTCAATAATAATCATATTAAGGTTATTTACTATGAACAAAATAGTAATAAAGTTTTTAACGGAACCGATATTAAGGGTGGAGTTGCAGTAACATATTATGATGAAAATAAAATTTTTAAAAAGATTGGTATTTTTACACCATTTAAAGAATTAAGAAGCATATTTGATAAAGTTGTGAGCAAGAAAAATTTTGTTCCATTTAGTAAAATAATTTTTTCGCCAGAAAATTATAAATTTACTAATAAAATGCATCAAGATTATCCTGATGCTAATAATAAACTTAGTAATGGTCATAAGTATGATCTTAAATCTAATGTTTTTGATAAATTGCCTGATGTATTTTTGACTAATATTCCAGAAAAATCAAATAAAACAGAATTCATTAAAATTTATGGATTAAAAAATAGGAAGAGAACATATAGATATATAAAAAGTGAATATATAAAAAATGAAACAAATTTAAATGGTTGGAAAGTATTTGTTCCTAAAGCCAATGGAAATGGTGAGCTTGGAGAGGTGTTATCAACGCCAGTAATTGGAAATCCCTTGGTTGGTAATACTCAAACATTTATAAGTATTGGGAATTTTGTATCTAGGTATGAAGCAAGTGCTGTAATGAGTTACATTAAGACTAAATTTTGTAGGACATTACTAGGAATTTTAAAAATAACTCAGGATAACACGCAAAGTAAATGGTCATGTGTCCCTTTACAAGATTTCAGTACTGATTCTGACATTGATTGGTCAAAATCAATACCAGAAATTGATAAGCAATTATACAAAAAGTACGGGTTAGATACGCAAGAGATAAACTTCATTGAAACTAGGGTAAAGGAGATGAAGTAA
- a CDS encoding DEAD/DEAH box helicase codes for MSSPKIKAYKRFIPMIYAYTTPNDISHNGWSKIGYTAYQSVEDRINQQSHTVDVKTELLWQANARYNDGTDETFTDHEFHDYLVQKRNVERKNHTEWFHIDKDTSRRYFYEFAARDYENIQGDKSHIQYELRKEQKSAVDKTISYFKKNGKGSEFLWNAKPRFGKTLTAYDLIRKMQMKNVLVVTNRPSIANSWFDDFDKFIACQSNLKFVSETDALKDRPVLSRQEFINLISDGNDYGQIVFESLQGLKGSVYFGGNYDKLKWIKDLNWDLLIIDEAHEGVDTYKTSNAFDNIKRKYTLHLTGTPFKALANGKFAENQIFNWSYADEQKAKADWNEEVEGDSNPYSMMPRLNMFTYQLSKMLSNTLKKGIDVGNEDRVNPAFDLNEFFKVENGKFKYDHEIDCFLKMLTTGEKYPFSTPKLRRELSHTFWILNRVDSAKELAKKLQDHPVFKEYKVILAVGNGKFDDNQLNDDQLDSANEKAFDKVQKAIKENDKTITLSVGQLTTGVTVKPWSAVLMLSNMHSPAEYMQAAFRAQNPYTARLENGELFQKENAYVFDFDPTRTLTIFDEFANDLMAKTSNGKGTIADHKNNISKLLNFFPVIGEDKNGKMVELDEEQVLSIPRQLKSQEVVNRGFMSNFLFANISRIFAAPTEVREILNELVTIKEGKIQRNDHDAIENAEDVSVDNNGEIEIPKELVIGKYKDLFGDKVYSDLGDQLISSVNNNDSTDFKTVVNDISKQINDTLGKEVINRVSNNSELNKNEVKRQQKHVIKENNQELNKIAEESNNQNEIAKTEYKKALSTDLNQKELNEAKNKYETTFQNILDNFNQKIHDHVKNAVEEIPVKVVERVEKNEEKKKLNNIEEDARSHLRGFSRTIPSFIMAYGDKNLTLQNFDDYTEDDVFKEVTGITENQFRFLRDGGDYVDSGTGENKHFEGHLFDEVVFNDSIQQFLEKKNQLSNYFEDNSNEDIFDYIPSQKNNQIFTPKAVVKHMVDDLEKNNPGIFDDPNKTFADLYMKSGLYITEIIKRLFRNNKMKQLFPDKNERIKHIVENQVYGLAPTRIIYLIAINYIFGFDENLKNSIGQNHFKQVDAAKYAKEGTLKEIVEKEFGNG; via the coding sequence ATGAGTTCTCCAAAAATAAAAGCATATAAACGATTTATCCCAATGATATATGCATACACAACTCCTAATGATATTTCTCATAATGGGTGGTCTAAAATTGGTTATACTGCTTATCAATCGGTGGAAGATAGAATTAATCAACAAAGTCATACTGTAGACGTAAAAACTGAATTACTATGGCAAGCAAATGCTCGTTATAATGACGGGACAGATGAAACTTTCACTGATCATGAATTTCATGATTATTTAGTTCAGAAACGAAATGTTGAACGAAAAAATCATACGGAATGGTTTCATATTGATAAAGATACGTCTCGTAGATATTTTTATGAATTTGCTGCTCGTGATTATGAAAATATACAAGGTGATAAAAGTCATATTCAATATGAACTTCGTAAAGAACAAAAAAGTGCGGTAGATAAAACAATTTCTTATTTCAAGAAGAACGGTAAAGGAAGCGAATTCTTGTGGAACGCTAAACCTCGTTTTGGAAAAACTTTAACTGCATACGATTTGATCCGTAAGATGCAAATGAAAAATGTATTAGTGGTAACTAATCGTCCTAGTATTGCTAATTCATGGTTTGATGATTTTGATAAATTTATTGCTTGTCAAAGTAATCTTAAATTTGTTAGCGAAACAGATGCGTTGAAAGATAGACCGGTTCTTTCCCGACAAGAATTTATCAATTTAATTTCTGATGGCAATGACTATGGACAAATAGTATTTGAAAGTCTTCAGGGATTAAAAGGTTCTGTTTATTTTGGTGGCAACTACGATAAACTTAAATGGATTAAAGATTTAAATTGGGATCTTCTAATTATTGATGAGGCCCATGAAGGTGTAGATACTTATAAGACTAGTAATGCATTTGATAATATTAAACGTAAATATACACTTCACTTAACTGGAACCCCCTTTAAAGCATTGGCAAATGGAAAGTTTGCAGAAAATCAGATCTTTAATTGGTCTTATGCTGATGAACAAAAGGCTAAAGCTGATTGGAATGAAGAAGTTGAAGGTGATAGTAATCCATATTCAATGATGCCACGGTTAAATATGTTTACTTATCAATTATCTAAAATGCTTTCTAATACATTAAAAAAAGGAATTGATGTAGGGAATGAAGATAGAGTTAATCCTGCATTTGATTTAAATGAATTTTTCAAAGTTGAAAATGGAAAATTTAAGTATGATCATGAAATTGATTGTTTCTTGAAGATGTTAACTACTGGGGAAAAGTATCCATTTTCTACTCCTAAATTACGTAGAGAATTGTCACATACTTTCTGGATTTTAAATCGAGTGGATAGTGCTAAAGAATTAGCTAAGAAGCTACAGGATCATCCAGTATTTAAGGAATATAAAGTTATTCTTGCTGTAGGTAATGGTAAATTTGATGATAATCAACTAAATGATGACCAGTTAGATAGTGCAAATGAAAAGGCATTTGACAAGGTTCAAAAAGCAATAAAAGAAAATGATAAGACAATTACATTAAGTGTTGGACAACTTACTACTGGTGTTACAGTTAAACCTTGGTCAGCTGTCCTAATGCTTTCGAACATGCATAGCCCTGCTGAATATATGCAAGCGGCTTTTAGGGCACAAAATCCATATACTGCTAGACTTGAGAATGGTGAATTATTTCAAAAAGAAAATGCATATGTATTTGATTTTGATCCAACTAGAACTTTAACCATTTTTGATGAATTTGCTAATGATTTAATGGCTAAAACTTCTAATGGAAAGGGAACGATTGCCGACCATAAAAATAATATTTCTAAATTATTGAACTTTTTCCCAGTAATTGGGGAAGATAAAAATGGTAAGATGGTTGAACTTGATGAAGAACAAGTATTGTCCATCCCTCGTCAATTGAAGTCTCAAGAAGTTGTAAATCGTGGATTTATGAGTAATTTCCTTTTTGCTAATATTTCTAGAATTTTTGCTGCTCCGACTGAAGTACGTGAAATTTTGAATGAATTAGTGACTATCAAAGAAGGTAAAATTCAAAGAAATGATCACGATGCTATTGAAAATGCTGAAGATGTTTCAGTTGATAATAATGGTGAAATTGAAATTCCTAAAGAGCTTGTTATAGGTAAATACAAGGATCTTTTTGGTGATAAAGTTTATTCTGATCTAGGGGATCAGTTAATTAGTTCTGTAAATAATAATGATAGCACTGATTTTAAAACAGTTGTTAATGATATTTCTAAGCAAATTAATGATACGTTGGGAAAAGAGGTTATTAATCGAGTTTCCAATAATTCTGAATTAAATAAGAATGAAGTAAAACGGCAGCAAAAGCATGTTATAAAAGAGAATAATCAGGAATTAAATAAAATTGCTGAAGAGTCAAATAATCAAAATGAAATTGCTAAAACTGAATATAAAAAAGCGCTGTCGACTGATCTTAATCAAAAAGAGTTAAATGAAGCTAAAAATAAATATGAAACTACATTTCAAAATATTCTCGATAATTTTAATCAGAAAATACATGATCATGTAAAAAATGCTGTTGAAGAAATTCCAGTTAAAGTTGTTGAGAGAGTTGAAAAAAATGAAGAAAAGAAAAAATTAAATAATATTGAAGAAGATGCTAGATCTCATTTACGTGGTTTTTCTCGAACAATTCCAAGTTTTATAATGGCATATGGGGATAAAAATCTAACACTCCAAAACTTTGATGATTACACAGAAGATGATGTTTTTAAAGAAGTAACAGGAATTACAGAGAATCAGTTCCGATTCTTGCGTGATGGTGGTGATTACGTTGATTCCGGAACGGGAGAAAATAAACATTTTGAAGGTCATCTGTTTGATGAAGTTGTTTTTAATGATTCAATTCAACAATTTTTAGAAAAAAAGAATCAATTAAGTAACTATTTTGAAGATAATAGTAATGAAGATATCTTTGATTACATTCCATCACAAAAAAACAATCAAATTTTTACTCCAAAAGCGGTGGTAAAACATATGGTTGATGATTTAGAGAAAAATAATCCCGGAATATTTGACGATCCTAATAAAACATTTGCTGATCTGTATATGAAGTCTGGATTATATATTACGGAGATTATAAAACGTTTATTCCGTAATAATAAAATGAAGCAACTTTTCCCAGATAAGAATGAGCGAATTAAACATATTGTAGAAAATCAAGTTTATGGACTTGCTCCGACAAGAATTATTTACTTGATTGCTATAAATTATATTTTTGGTTTTGATGAAAATTTAAAAAACTCAATTGGGCAAAATCATTTTAAGCAAGTAGATGCCGCAAAATATGCTAAAGAAGGCACACTAAAGGAAATTGTAGAAAAAGAATTTGGAAATGGATGA